One window of Mucilaginibacter inviolabilis genomic DNA carries:
- the pth gene encoding aminoacyl-tRNA hydrolase — protein sequence MKYLIVGLGNIGPEYADTRHNIGFMILDELAKQEGAKFYHMRLAYYSEVSFKGRTLHLIKPTTYMNLSGKAMNHWMKELKIPVENVLVLVDDIALPLGTLRLKPKGSAAGHNGLKHIETTLGHNNYARLRFGVGDNYPKGRQVDYVLSGFDDDEKPELPALIDRSIEMIKGFATIGTELTMTRYNK from the coding sequence ATGAAATATCTTATAGTTGGTTTAGGAAATATAGGACCCGAATATGCTGATACTAGGCATAATATAGGGTTTATGATACTGGATGAGTTGGCTAAGCAAGAAGGCGCCAAGTTTTACCACATGCGCCTGGCCTATTACAGCGAAGTGTCGTTCAAAGGCCGTACGCTGCATCTTATTAAACCAACTACTTATATGAACCTAAGTGGCAAAGCCATGAATCATTGGATGAAGGAGTTGAAAATACCTGTTGAAAATGTACTGGTATTGGTTGATGATATTGCTCTTCCCTTAGGCACCCTACGCTTAAAACCTAAAGGTAGCGCCGCTGGGCACAATGGTTTAAAACATATCGAAACTACGCTTGGTCACAATAACTATGCACGCCTCCGGTTTGGCGTGGGCGACAATTACCCCAAAGGCCGCCAGGTTGATTATGTATTAAGTGGTTTTGACGACGATGAAAAGCCTGAGCTTCCTGCATTGATTGATCGCTCAATCGAAATGATCAAGGGCTTCGCTACCATCGGTACAGAATTAACCATGACCCGGTATAATAAATAA
- a CDS encoding acetyl-CoA carboxylase carboxyltransferase subunit alpha has product MKITFDFEKPLAELIQQIEKVKQVEDKNKLDMSATVAELEAKLDAAKKEIYSNLTGWQKVQISRHPERPYTLQYIELMCDDFIELHGDRTVGDDKAIIGGFGTLNGQTVMFIGHQKGRNTKERQYRNFGMANPEGYRKALRLMKMAEKFNKPVVTLIDTPGAFPGLEAEERGQGEAIARNLLEMAVLKVPVICVIIGEGASGGALGIGIGDRVLMLDNSWYSVISPENCSTILWKTWENKERAAEVLKLTSTEMYKNKLIDGVIKEPLGGAHQDPVAMAAILKKQLLKDLKTLGERDINELVTERIDKFCNMGVVNEG; this is encoded by the coding sequence ATGAAGATTACTTTTGATTTTGAAAAGCCACTGGCTGAACTGATACAGCAGATTGAAAAGGTAAAGCAGGTGGAGGATAAAAATAAGCTCGACATGTCTGCAACCGTAGCCGAGTTGGAAGCCAAGCTGGATGCTGCTAAAAAGGAGATATATTCAAACCTTACCGGCTGGCAAAAGGTGCAGATTTCCCGTCATCCTGAAAGGCCTTATACGCTTCAATATATTGAGTTAATGTGCGATGATTTTATTGAATTGCACGGCGACAGGACTGTAGGCGATGATAAGGCCATCATTGGTGGCTTTGGAACATTGAACGGGCAAACCGTGATGTTCATCGGTCACCAGAAGGGGCGTAATACCAAAGAGCGTCAATACCGCAACTTTGGTATGGCTAATCCCGAAGGTTACCGCAAGGCATTAAGGCTGATGAAAATGGCCGAAAAATTCAATAAGCCTGTAGTTACGCTGATAGATACCCCGGGAGCATTTCCAGGTCTGGAAGCTGAAGAGCGAGGACAAGGCGAAGCTATTGCCCGTAACCTGCTGGAAATGGCTGTGTTGAAAGTGCCGGTAATTTGTGTGATCATAGGCGAAGGCGCGTCTGGCGGTGCATTGGGTATAGGTATTGGCGATAGGGTACTGATGCTGGATAATTCCTGGTATTCGGTAATATCTCCGGAAAACTGCTCAACCATCCTGTGGAAAACCTGGGAAAATAAAGAACGTGCTGCCGAAGTATTGAAATTAACTTCGACAGAAATGTATAAGAATAAGCTGATTGACGGTGTAATCAAAGAACCACTTGGCGGTGCACATCAGGATCCCGTGGCTATGGCTGCCATCCTGAAAAAGCAATTGCTAAAAGATTTGAAAACACTGGGCGAACGCGATATCAATGAACTGGTTACCGAACGTATTGATAAGTTCTGCAACATGGGCGTTGTAAACGAAGGATAA
- a CDS encoding ribose-phosphate pyrophosphokinase, whose translation MPLQFNPVKLFAGSGSKELAQKIADAYGRELGDVVLSRFSDGEFQPHFNESVRGCDVFLIQSTNQPTDNLMELLMMIDAARRASSHYVSAVIPYFGLARQDRKDKPRVAISAKLVANLLVAAGINRIMTMDLHAAQIQGFFDIPVDHLDASIIFVPYIKSLGLENLTIASPDMGGSYRARSFAKFFNAEVVICDKRRKRANEIESMTLIGDVTDQDIVLIDDICDTAGTLAKAAGLIMERGARSVRAVCTHPVLSGKAYETIENSALTELIVTDTIPLKQTSPKIKVLSTAELFAKAISNVNEHGSISQLFRVD comes from the coding sequence ATGCCATTACAATTTAATCCGGTTAAGTTATTTGCAGGATCAGGCTCTAAAGAGCTGGCGCAAAAAATTGCTGATGCTTATGGCCGCGAATTAGGTGACGTGGTGCTTTCACGCTTTAGTGACGGTGAATTTCAGCCACACTTTAATGAATCTGTAAGGGGATGCGATGTATTCCTGATCCAGAGTACCAACCAGCCCACTGATAACCTGATGGAATTACTGATGATGATTGATGCCGCCCGTCGTGCTTCATCACATTATGTAAGTGCCGTTATTCCGTATTTTGGATTGGCCCGTCAGGACAGGAAAGATAAGCCTCGTGTGGCTATTAGTGCTAAACTGGTAGCCAATTTGTTGGTTGCTGCAGGTATTAACCGCATCATGACCATGGATCTGCACGCTGCGCAGATACAGGGCTTTTTTGATATACCGGTTGATCACCTGGATGCTTCTATCATTTTTGTACCTTATATCAAAAGCCTGGGTTTAGAAAATTTAACCATTGCATCACCGGATATGGGTGGTTCATACAGGGCACGCAGTTTCGCGAAGTTCTTTAATGCAGAGGTTGTAATTTGCGATAAACGTCGTAAACGTGCTAATGAAATTGAGTCCATGACGCTTATTGGCGATGTTACCGATCAGGATATTGTGCTGATTGATGATATCTGTGATACAGCCGGTACATTGGCTAAAGCAGCAGGATTGATTATGGAACGTGGTGCACGCAGCGTACGCGCGGTTTGTACACATCCGGTACTATCAGGCAAAGCTTATGAAACTATCGAAAATTCGGCTTTAACTGAACTGATAGTTACTGATACTATACCGTTAAAGCAAACAAGCCCTAAAATAAAGGTATTATCAACTGCTGAACTGTTTGCAAAGGCTATCAGTAATGTAAACGAGCACGGTTCTATCAGCCAGTTGTTTAGGGTAGATTGA
- a CDS encoding 50S ribosomal protein L25/general stress protein Ctc, translating into MKSIAISGSPRENVGKRDAKELRYQGLVPAVLYGGPTQSHFAVSAADLRAVVYTPVVHFIDLEIAGVKSQAIIKDIQFHPLTEQIIHVDFLLLDEKKPITIEIPVKLTGTSPGVKVGGKLVQKLRKLRIKALPKDHLDAIEVSIEALEVGKSVKVGEIKLPNLTITNAQEDTIVSVTTSRALRQAEQEAASGKK; encoded by the coding sequence ATGAAATCAATTGCTATTAGCGGTTCTCCAAGAGAGAACGTAGGGAAAAGAGACGCTAAAGAACTGCGTTATCAAGGCTTAGTGCCTGCAGTACTTTACGGTGGGCCAACACAATCCCACTTTGCAGTGTCCGCAGCTGATTTGAGAGCCGTTGTTTATACTCCGGTTGTTCATTTCATCGATCTTGAAATTGCTGGTGTTAAATCACAAGCTATCATTAAAGATATTCAGTTTCATCCTTTAACTGAACAAATTATCCACGTTGACTTTTTATTGCTTGACGAGAAAAAGCCAATCACTATCGAGATCCCTGTTAAATTAACCGGTACATCTCCAGGTGTTAAAGTGGGTGGTAAATTAGTTCAGAAATTAAGGAAACTGCGCATCAAAGCATTGCCTAAAGATCATTTAGATGCTATTGAAGTAAGCATTGAAGCTCTGGAAGTTGGTAAATCAGTAAAAGTTGGTGAAATTAAATTGCCAAACCTTACTATCACCAATGCTCAGGAAGATACTATCGTATCTGTAACTACTTCACGTGCATTACGTCAGGCTGAGCAGGAAGCTGCTTCAGGTAAAAAGTAA
- a CDS encoding DUF2723 domain-containing protein, with translation MDYKKINNIFGWVAFIIASLTYILTLEPSSSFWDCGEFVACIYRLQVAHQPGAPLFTMIGKVFTLLSMGNNTKVAYWANMASALASGATIMFLFWTITALAKKLLVKKAEEINTTNLILIIGAGLVGALAYAYSDTFWFSAVESEVYAQSSLCTAIVFWAILKWDAHADEQHADKWIVFIAYVMGLSIGIHLLNLLVIPAIALVIYFRRAKNITSKGTFWAFFAGIVAVAFVLWGVIQYTVKGAAFSDLLFVNTLGFGFGSGAVVFFVLLIATIVSGIYYTIKPLKPAIIVAAVCFILALGISAGIIGVVVGAAVLALLEYVVKIRQKRFALNTFLICLLFILFGYSSFVMIVVRAKANPNLNNSDPENAFALNSYLNRDQYGDTPLLYGQFFDSTPTEQTEGATIYRRGETKYEVAGKKLTTVYDRNTPFPRMFSDKAGHPDFYRAWSKLGQSEHPTFATNLGFFGTWQVNQMYTRYFLWNFVGRANDLDGQTGAIDGKGGIDGSWLSGWDFSKPLPYAVTESKSYNRLFFLPLIIGLIGLFFHFWRDQRNAGVVLVLFFFTGLAIVLYLNQDPLQPRERDYAYAGSFYAFAIWIGLGVLAIADFLSKKINAKTSAIIATLICLLAAPVLMANQEWDDHDRSTKLTPHDMAYNYLNSCAPNAILFTYGDNDTYPLWYIQEVENVRPDVRIVNLSLLGTDWYIRGMKNKMNESEPLPISMSNDKFKPGVRDVIYFNDQKLVGATELKEVFDFMTSDDKSTMVEYNNGDVANYLPTKNFKLTIDPNQVVQTGTVPAAEKDKIVPEMDWTFSGRYVTKDVLAMMDILSHNNWKRPIYFSVTVPNDNMIGLDKYLYNEGFAYRLMPLKPDTASNALENSNTPVMYHNMMTKFKWGNMKTARYLDHESMTMFYPLITRLYSNLSDNLMKEGHNDLAKNTLKKYDEVMPGIINSTEVAVRKFYMIESSYRLGDIPLANKLSNQVDDYVNNLLNYNYALLQRNEISLDNNRDVQYSIQILSGLVGFTKEFKQTELNTKFSAQLKGFEAKFGISAKR, from the coding sequence ATGGACTACAAAAAGATCAATAATATATTTGGCTGGGTAGCCTTTATCATTGCTTCGCTAACTTATATTTTAACTTTAGAGCCCTCTTCCAGCTTTTGGGATTGCGGCGAGTTTGTTGCCTGTATTTACCGTTTACAAGTGGCCCACCAACCCGGCGCCCCCCTGTTTACCATGATAGGAAAGGTGTTTACCTTACTTTCGATGGGTAATAATACCAAGGTAGCTTACTGGGCAAATATGGCTTCGGCGCTGGCCAGTGGAGCAACCATTATGTTCCTGTTTTGGACTATAACCGCCCTGGCTAAAAAACTATTGGTTAAAAAAGCCGAAGAAATAAATACTACAAACCTGATACTGATTATAGGTGCGGGTTTGGTTGGAGCCCTTGCTTACGCTTATTCGGATACTTTTTGGTTCTCGGCAGTAGAGTCTGAAGTTTACGCGCAATCATCCTTATGTACAGCTATCGTATTCTGGGCAATATTAAAATGGGATGCTCATGCCGATGAGCAACATGCTGATAAATGGATAGTATTTATTGCCTATGTGATGGGCTTATCTATAGGTATACACCTATTAAACCTGTTAGTAATACCCGCTATAGCGCTGGTGATATACTTCCGCAGAGCGAAAAACATCACTTCCAAAGGTACTTTCTGGGCATTTTTTGCTGGTATAGTGGCAGTAGCCTTTGTACTTTGGGGCGTTATTCAATATACCGTAAAAGGTGCGGCCTTTTCCGATCTGCTTTTTGTAAATACACTGGGCTTCGGCTTTGGCAGCGGGGCAGTAGTGTTTTTTGTTTTACTGATAGCCACCATCGTATCGGGTATATATTATACTATTAAACCCCTAAAACCGGCTATTATCGTAGCGGCGGTATGCTTTATACTGGCATTAGGTATCAGTGCAGGGATTATTGGTGTAGTGGTAGGCGCGGCAGTACTCGCATTGTTAGAATATGTGGTTAAAATACGCCAGAAACGTTTCGCTTTAAATACCTTTTTAATTTGCCTGCTGTTCATCCTTTTTGGTTACAGCTCATTTGTGATGATCGTGGTTAGGGCTAAAGCTAACCCGAACTTAAATAACAGCGATCCTGAAAACGCATTTGCGCTTAACAGCTATTTGAACCGCGACCAGTATGGTGATACACCTCTGCTTTATGGTCAATTTTTTGATTCAACACCAACCGAACAAACCGAAGGCGCCACTATTTACCGTCGCGGCGAAACCAAATATGAGGTGGCTGGTAAAAAACTAACCACTGTTTATGATCGCAATACCCCATTCCCGCGTATGTTTAGCGACAAGGCCGGTCACCCTGATTTTTACAGGGCTTGGAGTAAACTGGGCCAAAGCGAACACCCTACCTTTGCCACCAACCTGGGTTTTTTTGGCACCTGGCAGGTAAACCAAATGTACACCCGCTATTTTTTATGGAATTTTGTTGGTCGTGCCAATGATCTTGACGGTCAAACCGGTGCTATTGATGGCAAAGGCGGTATAGATGGTTCCTGGTTAAGCGGCTGGGATTTCAGCAAACCCCTGCCTTATGCTGTTACCGAAAGCAAAAGCTATAACCGTTTATTCTTTTTACCGTTGATCATTGGCCTTATCGGCTTATTCTTCCATTTTTGGCGCGATCAGCGAAATGCAGGTGTGGTATTGGTACTGTTCTTTTTTACAGGCCTCGCCATTGTGTTATACCTCAACCAGGACCCATTACAGCCACGTGAGCGTGATTACGCTTATGCAGGTTCGTTTTATGCCTTTGCCATTTGGATTGGTTTGGGCGTACTGGCTATCGCCGATTTTCTGTCTAAAAAGATCAACGCTAAAACAAGCGCTATTATAGCTACGCTGATTTGTTTACTGGCAGCGCCCGTGCTAATGGCCAACCAGGAATGGGACGATCACGACCGCTCTACCAAGCTTACACCGCACGATATGGCTTATAACTACCTCAACTCCTGCGCCCCAAATGCTATTCTATTCACCTACGGTGATAATGATACTTACCCGCTTTGGTATATACAGGAGGTTGAAAATGTACGCCCCGATGTACGTATTGTGAACTTAAGCTTACTGGGTACCGACTGGTACATCCGCGGTATGAAAAATAAAATGAACGAATCAGAGCCATTGCCTATCAGCATGTCTAATGACAAGTTTAAACCCGGTGTGCGTGATGTTATTTATTTTAACGACCAAAAATTGGTCGGTGCTACCGAACTGAAAGAGGTTTTTGATTTTATGACCTCTGATGATAAGTCAACCATGGTAGAGTATAACAATGGCGATGTGGCCAACTACCTGCCTACCAAAAACTTCAAATTGACTATTGACCCTAACCAGGTGGTACAAACCGGTACCGTTCCGGCTGCTGAGAAAGATAAGATAGTGCCCGAAATGGACTGGACCTTTAGTGGCCGCTATGTAACCAAAGATGTTTTGGCCATGATGGATATCCTATCGCACAATAACTGGAAACGCCCAATCTATTTCTCGGTAACCGTGCCTAACGATAATATGATAGGTCTGGACAAATATTTATACAACGAAGGCTTCGCTTATCGCTTAATGCCATTGAAACCAGATACCGCATCAAACGCGCTCGAAAACAGCAATACCCCAGTGATGTATCATAACATGATGACCAAGTTTAAGTGGGGTAATATGAAAACCGCGCGTTACCTTGACCACGAGTCCATGACCATGTTTTACCCGTTGATTACCAGGCTTTACTCTAACCTGTCTGATAACCTGATGAAAGAGGGGCATAACGACCTGGCCAAAAATACATTGAAGAAATATGACGAAGTAATGCCGGGCATTATCAATTCAACCGAGGTTGCTGTACGTAAATTTTATATGATTGAGAGTTCATATCGCCTGGGAGATATCCCACTGGCCAACAAGCTGTCCAACCAGGTTGACGATTATGTAAACAACCTGCTTAATTATAACTATGCGTTGTTACAACGTAATGAAATCAGTTTGGATAACAATCGCGATGTGCAATACTCCATACAAATTTTAAGCGGTCTGGTAGGCTTTACCAAAGAATTTAAACAGACGGAGTTAAACACCAAATTCAGTGCACAACTGAAGGGCTTTGAAGCGAAGTTTGGTATCAGCGCAAAGCGATAG